In one Corallococcus silvisoli genomic region, the following are encoded:
- the astB gene encoding N-succinylarginine dihydrolase: MREYNFDGLIGPTHNYAGLSPGNLASQHHGGQPSQPREAALQGLEKMRFVSELGVGQAVLPPQPRPSLRTLRALGFTGSDEEVITRAARDAEHLLRLTSSASAMWTANAATVAPSVDTADGRVHLTPANLTQMFHRAIEADTTHAVLRAIFADPQKFQVHAPLPGGSHFADEGAANHTRLATPGHRGVHLLAWGRSAWQDVKGPQRFPARQTLESSQALARLHQLDPAQVLLPQQHPDGIDAGAFHTDVLAVGNERFLMLHALAFVEHPKLLQALREKLGDAFRFEVATDAELPVKDAVRAYPFNSQVLSLPDGTMAIIAPIESRETPTARAFLERVAAGDNPVKAVHYLDVRQSMNNGGGPACLRQRISLTDAERAAITADVFYSPALHASLADWVRRHYRDVLKPEDVRDPLLARETMTALDELTRLLKLGSVYDFQR, translated from the coding sequence ATGCGCGAATACAACTTCGACGGCCTCATTGGTCCGACCCACAATTACGCTGGCCTCTCGCCCGGCAACCTGGCGTCACAGCACCACGGGGGCCAGCCCAGCCAGCCCCGGGAGGCGGCGCTCCAGGGGCTGGAGAAGATGCGCTTCGTGTCGGAGCTGGGCGTGGGGCAGGCCGTGCTGCCGCCCCAGCCGCGCCCGTCCCTGCGCACGCTGCGCGCGCTGGGCTTCACGGGCTCCGACGAGGAGGTCATCACCCGCGCCGCCCGCGACGCGGAGCACCTGCTGCGCCTCACCTCCAGCGCCTCCGCCATGTGGACGGCGAACGCGGCCACCGTGGCGCCGTCGGTGGACACCGCGGACGGCCGGGTGCACCTGACGCCCGCGAACCTCACGCAGATGTTCCACCGCGCCATCGAGGCGGACACCACGCACGCGGTGCTGCGCGCCATCTTCGCGGACCCCCAGAAGTTCCAGGTCCACGCCCCGCTGCCGGGCGGCTCGCACTTCGCGGACGAGGGCGCCGCGAACCACACGCGCCTCGCGACGCCGGGCCACCGGGGCGTGCACCTGCTGGCCTGGGGGCGCAGCGCGTGGCAGGACGTGAAGGGGCCGCAGCGCTTCCCCGCGCGGCAGACGCTGGAGTCCAGCCAGGCCCTGGCGCGGCTGCACCAGCTGGACCCGGCCCAGGTGCTCCTGCCGCAGCAGCACCCGGACGGCATCGACGCGGGCGCGTTCCACACCGACGTGCTCGCGGTGGGCAACGAGCGCTTCCTCATGCTGCACGCGCTGGCGTTCGTGGAGCACCCGAAGCTGCTCCAGGCGCTGCGCGAGAAGCTGGGTGACGCCTTCCGCTTCGAGGTCGCGACGGACGCCGAGCTGCCGGTGAAGGACGCGGTGCGCGCCTATCCGTTCAACTCGCAGGTGCTGTCGCTGCCGGATGGCACCATGGCCATCATCGCGCCCATCGAGAGCCGCGAGACGCCCACGGCGCGCGCCTTCCTGGAGCGCGTCGCCGCCGGGGACAACCCGGTGAAGGCGGTGCACTACCTGGACGTCCGTCAGTCCATGAACAACGGCGGGGGCCCGGCGTGCCTGCGCCAGCGCATCTCCCTCACGGACGCGGAGCGGGCCGCCATCACCGCGGACGTCTTCTACTCCCCGGCCCTGCACGCGTCGCTCGCGGACTGGGTGCGACGGCACTACCGCGACGTGCTCAAGCCGGAGGACGTGAGGGATCCGCTGCTGGCGCGCGAGACGATGACGGCGCTCGACGAGCTGACGCGCCTGCTCAAGCTGGGCAGCGTCTACGACTTCCAGCGGTGA
- the rpoN gene encoding RNA polymerase factor sigma-54, whose amino-acid sequence MAMELKQSLKLAQQLVMTPQLQQAIKLLQLSRMELLDQVREEMEQNPLLEQPEEGMPGEVSEKEPGEASLEADNAEIARDVDLPSATPETAQEFKADGEGPPEIDWESYLNSYQFNEPTTASNKGNVATDDLPSFEANMVKKEDLVDHLQEQLGTLRLNEAERRVAVLILGNLDDDGYLKLPDVEGDPLIRLSNEADVPMHVAERTLRRIQNLEPRGCGARDLQECLLIQLQAMKDPNAALLGLIIKRHMKYLESKNLPAIAKDLKVTLEEVVSAAKLLPKLDPRPGRNFSGDDAQYITPDVFVYKLGDEDYTVVLNDDGLSKLRISGMYRNALKTGAVSPGQTKEFIQDKLRSAMWLIRSIHQRQRTIYKVTESIVKFQRDFLDKGIAHLKPLILRDVAEDIGMHESTVSRVTTSKYVHTPQGIFELKYFFNSSIARVSGEDTASEAVKHHIKQLVSQEDARNPYSDQKIVELLRSQGTEIARRTVAKYREVLGILPSSKRKKYF is encoded by the coding sequence ATGGCGATGGAACTCAAACAGAGCCTGAAGCTCGCGCAGCAGCTGGTGATGACGCCCCAGCTGCAGCAGGCCATCAAGCTCCTCCAGCTCTCGCGAATGGAGCTCCTGGACCAGGTCCGCGAGGAGATGGAGCAGAACCCGCTCCTGGAGCAGCCCGAGGAGGGCATGCCGGGCGAGGTGAGTGAGAAGGAGCCGGGCGAGGCCTCGCTCGAAGCGGACAACGCGGAAATCGCGCGGGACGTCGACCTGCCCTCGGCGACGCCGGAGACCGCCCAGGAGTTCAAGGCGGACGGGGAGGGCCCCCCGGAGATTGACTGGGAGTCCTACCTCAACAGCTACCAGTTCAACGAGCCCACCACCGCCTCCAACAAGGGCAACGTGGCCACGGACGACCTGCCGTCGTTCGAAGCCAACATGGTGAAGAAGGAGGACCTGGTCGACCACCTCCAGGAGCAGCTGGGCACGCTGCGGCTCAACGAGGCCGAGCGCCGCGTGGCGGTGCTCATCCTGGGCAACCTGGACGACGACGGCTACCTCAAGCTGCCGGACGTGGAGGGCGACCCGCTCATCCGCCTGTCCAACGAGGCGGACGTGCCCATGCACGTGGCGGAGCGCACGCTGCGCCGCATCCAGAACCTGGAGCCCCGGGGCTGCGGCGCGCGCGACCTGCAGGAGTGCCTGCTCATCCAGCTGCAGGCGATGAAGGACCCGAACGCGGCGCTGCTGGGCCTCATCATCAAGCGGCACATGAAGTACCTGGAGAGCAAGAACCTGCCGGCCATCGCCAAGGACCTCAAGGTCACGCTGGAGGAGGTCGTGTCGGCGGCGAAGCTGCTGCCCAAGCTGGATCCGCGCCCGGGCCGCAACTTCAGCGGGGATGACGCGCAGTACATCACCCCCGACGTCTTCGTCTACAAGCTGGGGGACGAGGACTACACCGTGGTCCTCAACGACGACGGCCTGTCCAAGCTGCGCATCTCCGGCATGTATCGGAACGCGCTCAAGACGGGCGCGGTGAGCCCCGGTCAGACCAAGGAGTTCATCCAGGACAAGCTGCGCAGCGCGATGTGGCTCATCCGCTCCATCCACCAGCGGCAGCGCACCATCTACAAGGTCACCGAGAGCATCGTGAAGTTCCAGCGGGACTTCCTGGACAAGGGCATCGCGCACCTCAAGCCGCTCATCCTGCGCGACGTGGCGGAGGACATCGGCATGCACGAGTCCACCGTCAGCCGCGTGACGACGAGCAAGTACGTGCACACGCCGCAGGGCATCTTCGAGCTGAAGTACTTCTTCAACTCGTCCATCGCGCGCGTGTCCGGCGAGGACACGGCCAGCGAGGCCGTGAAGCACCACATCAAGCAGCTGGTGTCGCAGGAAGACGCGCGCAACCCGTACTCGGACCAGAAGATCGTGGAGCTGCTGCGCTCGCAGGGCACGGAGATCGCCCGGCGCACGGTGGCCAAGTACCGCGAGGTGCTGGGCATCCTCCCCAGCAGCAAGCGCAAGAAGTACTTCTGA
- a CDS encoding LptA/OstA family protein — translation MPRLLALSFLGLLATACGPRRSAPGAASEPLPDVVLEGAHLRSFEGDRLQVSGTAARVLYRRAGGEVQATDVVVRLPPGPGGQGSPPTLSDGTTIAAPNMDGSLASRRWVGTGGVVVRTDVGMVANTPRLTYDADVRRAHGEEGVTMKGPDYQMRADRFELSAQDQTFTFDGTVEAVLGGATE, via the coding sequence GTGCCGCGCCTGCTTGCCTTGAGCTTCCTGGGACTCCTCGCCACCGCCTGCGGCCCTCGTCGGTCCGCCCCAGGCGCCGCGAGCGAGCCGCTCCCGGACGTGGTGCTGGAGGGCGCGCACCTCCGCTCGTTCGAAGGCGACAGGCTCCAGGTGTCCGGCACCGCCGCGCGCGTCCTCTACCGGCGCGCGGGCGGAGAGGTGCAGGCCACCGACGTCGTCGTCCGGCTGCCCCCCGGCCCGGGCGGGCAGGGCTCGCCTCCCACCTTGTCCGACGGCACCACCATCGCCGCGCCGAATATGGACGGCAGCCTCGCGTCCAGACGGTGGGTGGGCACGGGGGGCGTCGTCGTGCGCACGGACGTGGGCATGGTGGCCAACACGCCCCGGCTCACCTACGACGCGGACGTGCGCCGGGCGCATGGCGAGGAGGGCGTGACGATGAAGGGCCCCGACTACCAGATGCGGGCGGACCGCTTCGAGCTGTCCGCGCAGGACCAGACGTTCACCTTCGACGGCACGGTCGAGGCCGTGCTGGGTGGAGCGACGGAGTGA
- a CDS encoding GNAT family N-acetyltransferase — MDPVFPHDVGVPRRDPAPLTVPPVTLEGAAVRLVPLSSSHVPALAALCEPELFAHFSRVLRTEADVADYVTAALRAAAAGTEQPFAICEQASGAVVGTTRFMDISREHRTLEIGSTWLARRVWRSRVNTECKFLLLRHAFDTLGVMRVQLKTDQRNARSRAAIERLGARFEGILRNHMLVRGGVVRDSAYYAFLDTEWPGVRTRLEGLLARE; from the coding sequence ATGGACCCCGTGTTCCCCCATGACGTCGGCGTGCCCCGCCGCGACCCCGCGCCCCTGACCGTCCCGCCCGTCACCCTGGAGGGGGCGGCGGTGCGGCTGGTGCCCCTGTCCTCCTCCCACGTGCCCGCGCTCGCGGCGCTCTGTGAGCCGGAGCTCTTCGCGCACTTCTCACGCGTGCTGCGCACCGAAGCGGACGTGGCGGACTACGTCACCGCCGCGCTCCGGGCCGCCGCCGCGGGGACCGAACAGCCCTTCGCCATCTGCGAGCAGGCGAGCGGGGCCGTGGTGGGCACCACGCGCTTCATGGACATCTCCCGCGAGCACCGCACGCTGGAGATCGGCTCCACGTGGCTGGCCCGGCGGGTGTGGCGCTCGCGGGTGAACACGGAGTGCAAGTTCCTGCTCCTGCGCCACGCCTTCGACACGCTGGGCGTGATGCGCGTGCAGCTGAAGACGGACCAGCGCAACGCGCGCTCGCGCGCGGCCATCGAGCGCCTGGGTGCTCGCTTCGAGGGCATCCTGCGCAACCACATGCTGGTGCGGGGCGGCGTCGTGCGGGACAGCGCGTACTACGCCTTCCTCGACACCGAGTGGCCTGGCGTGCGGACACGACTCGAAGGACTGCTGGCGCGGGAGTGA
- a CDS encoding lysophospholipid acyltransferase family protein, translating to MERPPLTKRLKRYLRYLLIAGMLRLLQFLPLGMARTLGMTLGGWAYALAGGERRKALKSLARAFPDLGDAERDALGRGAFRHLAAAALEVASTRALDAGLEALVAWPAQDRQVLESALAKGKGVVFVSGHVGNWELLARRVAKAGYPSQSIAKETSDPRLTALVEDFRAKGGVRSIWRGQEGAARAMLRALRSGEILGILIDQDTRVQSVFVPFFGELAATPRAAADLALRTGAAVVVGFCQRDKEGYRLTMEEVPAPDAVEREAAVQALTTALSQRIEAAIRRAPEQWVWMHQRWKTRPPGDVSPALADTASAPAR from the coding sequence GTGGAGCGTCCCCCTTTAACAAAGCGCCTGAAGCGTTACCTGCGCTACCTGCTCATCGCTGGGATGTTGCGCCTGCTCCAGTTCCTGCCGCTGGGAATGGCCCGCACCCTGGGAATGACGCTGGGCGGCTGGGCCTATGCCCTCGCGGGCGGAGAGCGGCGCAAGGCGCTCAAGTCCCTGGCCCGCGCCTTCCCGGACCTGGGTGACGCGGAGCGTGACGCGCTCGGACGGGGGGCCTTCCGCCACCTGGCCGCCGCCGCCCTGGAGGTGGCCTCCACGCGCGCGCTGGATGCCGGACTGGAGGCGCTGGTGGCCTGGCCCGCGCAGGACCGGCAGGTGCTGGAGTCCGCGCTGGCGAAGGGGAAGGGCGTCGTCTTCGTGTCCGGGCACGTGGGCAACTGGGAGCTGCTCGCGCGGCGCGTGGCGAAGGCGGGCTACCCCAGCCAGAGCATCGCGAAGGAGACCAGCGACCCGCGCCTCACCGCGCTGGTGGAGGACTTCCGCGCGAAGGGCGGCGTCCGCAGCATCTGGCGCGGCCAGGAGGGCGCGGCCCGGGCCATGCTCCGCGCGCTGCGGAGCGGTGAAATCCTGGGCATCCTCATCGACCAGGACACCCGGGTGCAGTCCGTCTTCGTGCCCTTCTTCGGGGAGCTGGCGGCCACCCCGCGCGCGGCGGCGGACCTGGCGCTGCGCACCGGCGCGGCGGTGGTGGTGGGCTTCTGTCAGCGCGACAAGGAGGGCTACCGGCTCACCATGGAGGAGGTGCCCGCCCCGGACGCGGTGGAGCGCGAGGCGGCCGTCCAGGCCCTCACCACGGCCCTGTCACAGCGCATCGAGGCGGCCATCCGCCGGGCACCCGAACAGTGGGTGTGGATGCATCAGCGGTGGAAGACGCGTCCTCCCGGGGACGTTTCCCCGGCCCTCGCCGACACAGCGTCCGCCCCGGCGCGGTGA
- a CDS encoding aminoacyl-tRNA deacylase gives MIPTAIQNYLRRHRVPFERYAHDRAVTAMELVGVLNVPGWRVAKSVIVLANRQPWIVVVPALASLDLRLVRDTLDVRTARLAAESEFIDHFPGCEPGAEPPFGELYGLPVALDESLSINERLLFRAGSHEEALEMRFQDFARLEWPLVASFIQPTAVEKATYGAPIEDSGASA, from the coding sequence ATGATTCCGACCGCCATCCAAAACTACCTGCGGCGCCACCGCGTCCCCTTCGAGCGGTACGCCCACGACAGAGCCGTGACCGCGATGGAGCTCGTGGGCGTCCTCAACGTGCCGGGCTGGCGCGTCGCGAAGTCCGTCATCGTGCTGGCCAACCGGCAGCCCTGGATCGTCGTCGTGCCCGCGCTGGCGAGCCTGGACCTGCGGCTGGTGCGCGACACGCTGGATGTGCGCACCGCGCGGCTCGCCGCCGAGTCCGAGTTCATCGACCACTTTCCGGGCTGCGAGCCCGGCGCGGAGCCGCCATTCGGAGAGCTGTACGGCCTGCCCGTGGCGCTGGATGAATCGCTCAGCATCAACGAGCGACTGCTGTTCCGCGCCGGTTCGCACGAGGAGGCCCTGGAGATGCGCTTCCAGGACTTCGCGCGCCTGGAGTGGCCGCTGGTCGCGTCCTTCATCCAGCCGACCGCGGTGGAGAAGGCGACCTACGGCGCTCCCATCGAGGACTCGGGCGCGTCCGCCTGA
- a CDS encoding LptA/OstA family protein gives MIEFLVMALFLAQPTSTQAASPATPGMPAVAQATPAAKPGAGPAAQPPAPAAGAPAAPLPAPGTSLAPADLRNPVDLSADHVTGDRTQAVLTGNVRVKHQTMDIRCDKMTGYYNATRQVTRVVCAGNVRAVDGDRQARGERADYDVPSGVLVVTGSPEARQGNTYVTGTKVRLILGNERVEVENARILVESPASTAVPGARKKAPAPKAGGTAP, from the coding sequence GTGATTGAGTTCCTCGTGATGGCGCTGTTCCTGGCCCAGCCCACGTCCACGCAGGCCGCCTCGCCCGCCACTCCGGGCATGCCGGCCGTCGCGCAGGCCACCCCCGCCGCGAAGCCCGGAGCGGGCCCGGCCGCGCAGCCCCCGGCCCCCGCCGCGGGCGCCCCCGCCGCGCCGCTGCCCGCGCCGGGCACGTCGCTGGCCCCCGCGGACCTGCGCAACCCGGTGGACCTGTCCGCGGACCACGTCACCGGCGACCGCACCCAGGCGGTGCTCACCGGCAACGTGCGGGTGAAGCACCAGACCATGGACATCCGCTGCGACAAGATGACCGGCTACTACAACGCCACCCGCCAGGTGACGCGCGTGGTGTGCGCGGGCAACGTGCGCGCCGTGGACGGCGACCGGCAGGCCCGGGGCGAGCGCGCCGACTACGACGTCCCCTCCGGCGTGCTGGTGGTGACGGGCTCCCCGGAGGCTCGCCAGGGCAACACCTACGTCACCGGCACCAAGGTGCGCCTCATCCTGGGCAACGAGCGCGTGGAGGTGGAGAACGCCCGCATCCTCGTGGAGTCCCCGGCCAGCACCGCCGTCCCCGGCGCCCGCAAGAAGGCGCCCGCGCCGAAGGCCGGGGGCACCGCCCCATGA
- a CDS encoding acyltransferase family protein has protein sequence MKQQPGGALDALTGLRFLAALHVVLFHFGTACLKDVAPEWVVHLVGSGYASVGVFFLLSGFVLAYNYVDAGGGMGTAPRAFWSARVARVYPVFLLMFLLSAAPTMGASLAVNSLPVAAAKLGTAGLTTLALLQAWVPRLALYWNPPSWSVSVEAFFYAVFPALARRLAPFRGARMTAALVGVWLLGLVPPVLYVALRPDGPGTLDVAFTGLWLSVVKFNPLLRLPEFLLGVLLGLVFVRERAASRPPRSGAVMALAGAALLLAGFSQGGWIPYPLMHNALLAPASALLVYGLARGGGPLGRLLARPWLVHLGGASYALYLLQYPVSEFVHWLERYVDLTSPSRFLAVLLVVLVPASVAVHRWVETPWRAKVKRGLQPWVEGGDSARAAPARMAPGA, from the coding sequence ATGAAGCAGCAGCCGGGTGGCGCGCTGGATGCGTTGACGGGGCTGCGCTTCCTGGCGGCCCTGCACGTGGTGCTCTTCCACTTCGGGACCGCGTGCCTGAAGGACGTGGCGCCGGAGTGGGTGGTCCACCTGGTGGGCTCCGGCTACGCCTCCGTGGGGGTGTTCTTCCTGCTGTCCGGCTTCGTGCTCGCGTACAACTACGTGGACGCGGGCGGCGGGATGGGGACCGCGCCCCGGGCCTTCTGGAGCGCGCGCGTGGCGCGCGTCTACCCGGTGTTCCTGCTGATGTTCCTGCTGTCTGCGGCGCCCACCATGGGGGCGTCGCTGGCGGTGAACTCGCTGCCGGTCGCCGCCGCGAAGCTGGGCACCGCGGGCCTCACCACGCTGGCGCTGCTCCAGGCCTGGGTGCCCCGGCTGGCGCTCTACTGGAACCCGCCGTCCTGGTCCGTGTCGGTGGAGGCCTTCTTCTACGCGGTGTTCCCCGCGCTGGCCCGGCGGCTGGCGCCCTTCCGGGGCGCGCGGATGACGGCGGCCCTGGTGGGGGTGTGGCTGCTCGGGCTGGTGCCGCCGGTGCTCTACGTGGCCCTGCGTCCGGACGGGCCGGGCACGCTGGACGTGGCGTTCACGGGCCTCTGGCTGTCGGTGGTGAAGTTCAACCCGCTGCTGCGCCTGCCGGAGTTCCTCCTGGGCGTGCTCCTGGGGCTCGTCTTCGTGCGGGAGCGGGCGGCCTCCCGCCCTCCGCGCTCCGGCGCGGTGATGGCGCTGGCGGGCGCGGCGCTGCTGCTCGCGGGGTTCTCCCAGGGTGGGTGGATCCCGTATCCGCTGATGCACAACGCGCTGCTGGCGCCCGCGTCCGCGCTGCTGGTGTACGGGCTCGCGCGGGGCGGAGGCCCCCTGGGCCGGCTGCTCGCGCGGCCGTGGCTGGTGCACCTGGGCGGGGCCAGCTACGCGCTGTACCTGCTCCAGTACCCGGTCAGCGAGTTCGTGCACTGGCTGGAGCGCTACGTGGACCTGACGTCGCCCTCGCGCTTCCTGGCCGTGCTGTTGGTGGTGCTGGTGCCGGCGTCCGTGGCGGTGCACCGGTGGGTGGAGACGCCGTGGCGCGCGAAGGTGAAGCGCGGGCTCCAGCCGTGGGTGGAGGGCGGGGACTCCGCGCGGGCGGCTCCGGCGCGGATGGCACCGGGAGCGTAG
- a CDS encoding O-antigen ligase family protein, producing the protein MAPGPLRVSRYTVLAEAALAALVVLGPAALGGAAPWVSWPLCVLSGAAAVLAFVGARRQRETPRVPLLAAPLVGGVVLCALQLVPLPPGVLKYVSPEAFALREDVLVPLGLEGLRPVSLDPSATWRELAKHAAYLLTFVAAAQVCRARASRQRLLAVLAFTGAAVALVGLGHALFGVETLFGLRAYVHARPPLVTPFGNPNHLAGFLGLCATVAVGLALSKQPRSRAWPFAMAALVSGVGVLLSLSRAGIVFLVFGQVLLAAWLLKQRREARTPARPAWGRGAAVLLGLLAMVSVGVSLAADQLWAEARSVDGVEALGRGKMEPWPMMARAASAFPVLGMGRGAFEAAFPRYQTEPNPNTFTHPENGVLQVAAEWGVPGLLLLGLGVWAFVRRVRREDHGPVELAVLSGVAALGLHNLFDFSLELPACAVAVAVVLGAVARPRDAERGVARRTRMGAVPTGPALALAAALTAVMLLALVSGRRRMADAEALLAERVTAHPASAEVRALGLQLIDVHPADYLLYRLVAMASVADGATGARDALTFVNHALYLRPLDAPSHRVAARALLHLGRRAQAFLEYRLAHDAGDTRVLLTEAVPLARTLEELETLTPESPGQASELAGALLAEPARRALGLTWLAWAREHFEGRPEATALWVREARGQLAQGNLPAAEAACAEVERRAPDVLPTHLLRADLWRAQGKQAEALQSLESLAKRFPQDVELAFTLSTRQQEAGLLRRSRDTLAVVAPYLTDTRQRARLLSLEADSFEREGLLARALEQRRSVVGLLPGPESHFAVARLQELLSRYDAAARSVHEGLRLMGQGDTRRAEAEAWAARLEERERALVDARQRDLLEAPKAQADAPESSMGAP; encoded by the coding sequence ATGGCTCCTGGCCCTCTCCGCGTCTCCCGGTACACGGTCCTCGCCGAAGCGGCGCTCGCGGCGCTGGTGGTCCTGGGGCCGGCGGCGCTGGGCGGAGCGGCACCCTGGGTGTCCTGGCCCCTGTGCGTGCTGTCCGGGGCCGCGGCGGTGCTGGCCTTCGTGGGCGCGCGGCGGCAGCGGGAGACGCCGCGCGTGCCGTTGCTGGCGGCGCCGCTGGTGGGGGGCGTGGTGCTGTGCGCGCTCCAGCTCGTGCCGCTGCCGCCGGGGGTGCTGAAGTACGTGAGCCCGGAGGCCTTCGCGCTGCGCGAGGACGTGCTCGTGCCGCTGGGGCTCGAGGGGCTGCGGCCGGTGTCGCTGGATCCGTCCGCCACGTGGCGCGAGCTGGCGAAGCACGCGGCGTATCTGCTGACGTTCGTCGCGGCGGCGCAGGTGTGCCGCGCGCGGGCGTCGCGGCAGCGGCTGCTCGCGGTGCTGGCCTTCACGGGCGCGGCGGTGGCGCTGGTGGGGTTGGGGCACGCGCTCTTCGGCGTGGAGACGCTGTTCGGCCTGCGGGCCTACGTGCACGCGCGACCTCCGCTGGTGACGCCGTTTGGAAATCCGAACCACCTGGCCGGGTTCCTGGGCCTGTGCGCGACGGTGGCGGTGGGGCTCGCGCTGTCGAAGCAGCCGCGCTCGCGGGCGTGGCCCTTCGCGATGGCGGCGCTCGTCTCTGGCGTGGGCGTGCTGCTGTCGCTGTCGCGCGCGGGCATCGTGTTCCTGGTCTTCGGACAGGTGCTGCTCGCGGCGTGGCTGCTGAAGCAGCGGCGCGAGGCACGCACTCCCGCGCGGCCCGCGTGGGGCCGGGGCGCGGCGGTGTTGCTGGGCCTGCTGGCGATGGTGTCCGTGGGCGTGTCCCTGGCGGCGGATCAGCTGTGGGCGGAGGCGCGCAGCGTGGACGGCGTGGAGGCCCTGGGCCGCGGCAAGATGGAGCCGTGGCCGATGATGGCCCGCGCGGCCAGCGCCTTCCCGGTGCTGGGCATGGGCCGCGGCGCGTTCGAGGCCGCCTTCCCGCGCTACCAGACCGAACCCAACCCCAACACCTTCACGCACCCGGAGAACGGGGTGCTGCAGGTGGCGGCGGAGTGGGGCGTGCCCGGGCTGCTGCTCCTGGGGCTGGGCGTCTGGGCCTTCGTCCGTCGCGTGCGGCGCGAGGACCATGGCCCCGTGGAGCTGGCGGTGCTGTCGGGCGTGGCGGCCCTGGGACTGCACAACCTCTTCGACTTCAGCCTGGAGCTGCCGGCGTGCGCGGTGGCGGTGGCGGTGGTGCTGGGCGCGGTGGCGAGGCCTCGCGACGCGGAGCGCGGCGTGGCGCGACGGACGCGCATGGGCGCGGTGCCCACCGGTCCCGCGCTGGCCCTGGCGGCGGCGCTCACGGCGGTGATGCTCCTCGCGCTCGTGTCGGGCCGCCGGAGGATGGCGGACGCGGAGGCCCTGCTGGCGGAGCGCGTGACGGCCCATCCTGCGAGCGCGGAGGTGCGCGCGCTGGGGCTCCAGCTCATCGACGTGCACCCGGCGGACTACCTGTTGTACCGGCTGGTGGCGATGGCCTCCGTGGCGGACGGGGCGACGGGCGCGAGGGACGCGCTGACCTTCGTCAACCACGCGCTGTACCTCCGGCCGCTGGATGCGCCGTCGCACCGCGTGGCGGCGCGGGCGCTGCTACACCTGGGCCGCCGCGCGCAGGCCTTCCTGGAGTACCGCCTCGCGCACGACGCGGGTGACACGCGCGTGCTGCTCACCGAAGCGGTGCCCCTGGCGCGCACCCTGGAGGAGCTCGAGACCCTGACCCCCGAGTCCCCGGGACAGGCCTCGGAGCTGGCCGGGGCGCTGCTCGCCGAGCCCGCGCGTCGCGCCCTGGGGCTCACGTGGCTCGCCTGGGCGCGCGAGCACTTCGAGGGCCGGCCCGAGGCCACCGCGCTCTGGGTGCGCGAGGCGCGCGGCCAGCTCGCCCAGGGGAACCTCCCAGCGGCGGAGGCGGCGTGCGCGGAGGTGGAGCGGCGCGCTCCGGATGTCCTGCCCACGCACCTGTTGCGCGCGGACCTGTGGCGCGCGCAGGGCAAGCAGGCCGAAGCCCTCCAGTCCCTGGAATCGCTCGCGAAGCGCTTCCCCCAGGACGTGGAGCTGGCCTTCACCCTTTCCACACGGCAGCAGGAGGCAGGCCTCCTGCGCCGGTCCCGGGACACGCTGGCCGTGGTGGCGCCGTACCTGACGGACACTCGCCAGCGCGCCCGCCTGCTGTCCCTGGAGGCGGACAGCTTCGAGCGCGAAGGCCTGCTGGCCCGTGCGCTGGAGCAGCGCCGCTCGGTCGTGGGGTTGCTGCCAGGACCGGAGAGCCACTTCGCGGTGGCTCGCTTGCAAGAGCTGCTGTCGCGCTACGACGCGGCGGCGCGCTCGGTGCACGAGGGCCTTCGGCTCATGGGGCAGGGCGACACGCGGCGCGCGGAGGCGGAGGCCTGGGCGGCGCGGTTGGAGGAGCGCGAGCGTGCGCTGGTGGACGCACGTCAGCGGGACCTGTTGGAGGCCCCGAAGGCTCAGGCGGACGCGCCCGAGTCCTCGATGGGAGCGCCGTAG
- the lptB gene encoding LPS export ABC transporter ATP-binding protein has protein sequence MSGGAKLFAEGLQKTFHRRQVVQGVSFNVSPGEVVGLLGPNGAGKTTSFNMVVGLVTPDAGRVRVGDEDLTHLPMHRRARRGVGYLPQEASVFRKLTVRQNFLAVLELQKGLTSQDRQKRADTLLEEFGLSHVGESWGETLSGGERRRAEIARSLIPAPRFILFDEPFAGVDPINVGDLQRQIHLLRERGLGILITDHNVQDTLGICDRAYIIAQGQILEEGTPAQIAGSARARAVYLGDRFRLQAP, from the coding sequence ATGAGCGGCGGCGCGAAGCTGTTCGCGGAAGGCCTCCAGAAGACCTTCCACCGCCGTCAGGTGGTGCAGGGCGTCTCCTTCAACGTCTCCCCGGGGGAGGTCGTGGGCCTGCTGGGCCCCAACGGCGCCGGCAAGACGACCAGCTTCAACATGGTCGTGGGCCTGGTGACGCCCGACGCGGGCCGGGTGCGCGTGGGCGACGAGGACCTCACCCACCTGCCCATGCACCGCCGTGCCCGCCGCGGCGTGGGCTACCTGCCCCAGGAGGCCTCCGTCTTCCGCAAGCTCACGGTGCGCCAGAACTTCCTGGCCGTGCTGGAGCTCCAGAAGGGCCTCACCTCCCAGGACCGCCAGAAGCGCGCCGACACCCTCCTGGAGGAGTTCGGCCTCTCCCACGTCGGCGAGTCCTGGGGAGAGACCCTCTCCGGCGGCGAGCGGCGGCGGGCCGAAATCGCCCGCAGCCTCATCCCCGCCCCCCGCTTCATCCTCTTCGACGAGCCCTTCGCGGGCGTGGACCCCATCAACGTGGGCGACCTCCAGCGGCAGATCCACCTGCTGCGCGAGCGGGGCCTGGGCATCCTCATCACCGACCACAACGTCCAGGACACCCTGGGCATCTGTGACCGGGCCTACATCATCGCACAGGGGCAAATCTTGGAAGAAGGAACCCCCGCGCAGATCGCCGGCTCCGCCCGCGCGCGGGCCGTCTACCTGGGGGACCGGTTTCGCCTCCAAGCCCCCTGA